From the Shewanella amazonensis SB2B genome, one window contains:
- a CDS encoding SURF1 family protein has product MDSPDSRPGYAGKLLMLFTLVLFAVLVKLGFWQLERAEEKRELLASLAEHQQASPLSMDSLLARQASSDDLEGYRLEVTGEFIPEITVLLDNQVLDGQVGYKAFRLLRVNGFQSVLLVELGFVPAGKDRAALPRIEPIDGQLSVKGRIYRRKLNPLSDDLAAEAGDPMRIQALNIPSLAAQLQLGILDLVLQPDSLPGTPLIRRWMPVNMPPEKHLGYAAQWFSLAAALALLVIFYVVKTRKKQNELRD; this is encoded by the coding sequence ATGGATTCTCCGGATTCCAGGCCGGGGTATGCCGGCAAGTTGCTGATGTTATTCACTCTGGTGCTGTTTGCGGTGCTCGTCAAGTTGGGATTTTGGCAACTCGAACGGGCAGAGGAAAAACGAGAGTTGTTGGCTTCGTTGGCAGAACACCAGCAGGCATCGCCCTTATCGATGGACAGTTTGCTGGCAAGGCAAGCCAGTTCAGACGACCTCGAAGGTTACCGACTGGAAGTGACCGGGGAGTTTATCCCCGAGATAACTGTGCTGCTGGACAATCAGGTGCTGGATGGTCAGGTGGGATATAAGGCGTTTCGTTTGCTGCGGGTGAATGGTTTTCAAAGTGTGTTGTTGGTGGAGTTGGGGTTTGTGCCGGCGGGCAAGGATCGGGCAGCGCTGCCACGAATTGAACCAATTGATGGCCAGCTAAGCGTCAAGGGCCGGATTTATCGGCGCAAACTGAATCCACTGAGTGATGACCTGGCAGCCGAAGCGGGCGACCCAATGCGAATTCAGGCGCTCAACATACCCTCGCTTGCGGCTCAGCTGCAGCTTGGGATTCTAGACCTGGTGCTACAACCAGACAGCCTGCCGGGCACGCCCTTAATCAGGCGCTGGATGCCGGTCAATATGCCACCGGAAAAACATCTGGGCTACGCGGCACAGTGGTTTTCCCTGGCGGCAGCATTGGCTCTACTGGTGATTTTTTATGTTGTGAAGACAAGGAAGAAGCAGAACGAGTTAAGGGACTAA
- a CDS encoding COX15/CtaA family protein, with product MTLRNLLKLTLACTLMVILLGAYTRLSDAGLGCPDWPGCYGHFKVPSAAHELAKAESLFPEHTIDPAKAWPEMIHRYIASSLGLLVILVLVACYRLKEAPRKLPIFILLLILFQGALGAWTVTMKLMPVVVMSHLLGGFTLLSLLTLLYLRTSGFRIPGGDPGMRQYQRLALACVGVLVAQILLGGWTSSNYAALACTELPFCEGDWTTNLKIADAFSPFQGTHPSFEFGVLDYHARMTIHIAHRFGAMITAALLGLLAFRIINRAHSKVLRNAGWVLAGFLVLQLGLGISNVVLHLPLAIAVAHNLGAAFLLVTLVFINYALWRKA from the coding sequence ATGACACTGAGAAACCTGCTCAAACTCACCCTCGCCTGCACCCTGATGGTGATTTTACTGGGGGCTTATACCCGCCTGTCGGATGCCGGCCTGGGTTGCCCCGACTGGCCCGGCTGCTATGGTCACTTTAAAGTCCCCTCTGCGGCGCACGAGCTGGCCAAAGCCGAGTCGCTGTTTCCTGAGCATACGATTGATCCCGCCAAAGCCTGGCCGGAAATGATCCACAGGTACATTGCCAGCAGCTTGGGCTTACTGGTGATCTTGGTGCTGGTAGCCTGTTACAGATTGAAGGAAGCACCGCGCAAACTGCCCATATTTATCCTGCTGCTGATTTTGTTTCAGGGCGCGTTGGGGGCCTGGACTGTCACCATGAAGCTCATGCCCGTGGTAGTCATGTCGCATTTGCTTGGCGGCTTTACCCTACTGTCGCTGCTGACCTTGCTGTATTTGCGCACCAGTGGTTTCCGCATCCCTGGTGGAGATCCGGGCATGCGTCAGTATCAGCGACTGGCGCTGGCCTGTGTTGGGGTATTGGTTGCGCAGATCCTCCTGGGTGGCTGGACCTCATCCAACTACGCGGCCCTCGCCTGCACAGAGTTACCGTTTTGCGAGGGCGATTGGACAACCAACCTGAAAATTGCCGATGCCTTTTCTCCCTTTCAGGGTACGCACCCCAGCTTTGAATTTGGTGTGCTGGACTATCACGCCCGCATGACCATACACATCGCGCATCGCTTTGGTGCCATGATTACCGCGGCTCTGCTGGGGCTGTTGGCGTTTCGCATCATAAACCGGGCCCATAGCAAGGTGCTGCGCAATGCCGGTTGGGTACTGGCTGGTTTTTTGGTGCTGCAACTTGGCCTGGGTATTTCCAACGTCGTGCTGCACCTCCCTCTGGCCATTGCCGTTGCCCACAATCTGGGGGCCGCATTTTTGCTGGTCACACTGGTCTTTATTAATTACGCACTGTGGCGTAAAGCCTGA
- the cyoE gene encoding heme o synthase — MAKSLSITPVSGLSRLPWRAYLEMTKPKVVTLMLLTVLVGMCLALPGAVPLQPLIAGMLGIAMMAGAAAAMNHLIDRRIDGLMARTYNRPLPKGKVPVSHAATFAALLALLGFACLYWLVNPLTAWLTLASLLGYAVVYTAYLKRATPQNIVIGGLAGAMPPLLGWTAVTNDFHGHGLLLVIIIFAWTPPHFWALAIHRKADYAKVDIPMLPVTHGVAFTKTCIFLYTILLALACLLPVLVGMSGALYLLGSTLLSIGFIYKAWQLKYHETPGMAMDVFRFSIYHLMLLFILLLVDHYI, encoded by the coding sequence ATGGCCAAATCTCTCTCCATTACCCCTGTGTCAGGCCTGTCCCGTTTACCATGGCGCGCCTATTTGGAAATGACCAAACCCAAGGTGGTTACCTTGATGCTGCTGACAGTGCTTGTGGGCATGTGCCTGGCATTGCCGGGGGCCGTACCACTGCAGCCATTGATTGCCGGCATGCTGGGGATCGCCATGATGGCGGGCGCCGCAGCCGCGATGAACCATCTCATTGACCGTCGTATCGATGGTCTGATGGCACGCACCTATAATCGTCCGCTCCCCAAGGGCAAGGTGCCCGTCAGCCATGCCGCTACCTTTGCCGCCCTGCTGGCACTGCTTGGTTTTGCCTGCCTCTACTGGTTGGTTAATCCACTCACTGCCTGGCTGACACTGGCGAGCCTGCTTGGCTATGCTGTGGTCTACACCGCTTACCTCAAGCGTGCGACACCACAAAACATTGTGATTGGCGGACTCGCCGGCGCCATGCCCCCCTTACTGGGCTGGACAGCGGTGACCAATGATTTCCACGGCCATGGGTTGCTGCTGGTGATTATTATCTTCGCCTGGACCCCACCCCACTTTTGGGCGCTGGCGATACATCGTAAAGCGGACTACGCCAAAGTCGACATTCCCATGCTGCCCGTCACCCACGGCGTGGCATTTACCAAGACCTGTATCTTTCTTTACACTATCTTGCTTGCATTGGCCTGCCTGCTACCCGTATTGGTTGGCATGAGTGGGGCCTTGTATTTGCTGGGTTCAACCTTGCTGAGTATCGGCTTTATCTACAAGGCATGGCAGCTTAAGTATCATGAGACCCCAGGCATGGCGATGGACGTGTTCCGCTTTTCTATCTATCACCTGATGCTGCTGTTTATCCTGCTGCTGGTTGACCACTACATATAG
- a CDS encoding SCO family protein has product MKKSWMMAVFFLVGMGGLTLLINSGDTSDSQTPPTLDTGYVFPAPKPLPPFKLTDQLGQTFDNQRLMGKWSLIFLGYTSCPDICPTTMSKLAAAYPELNQENSLQVIFLSVDPARDTPTRLAQYAAFFHPDFLAVTGEHSELYSLTRSLGMVYTMVGDGPDYQVDHSASIVVISPKGERYAVFKPKNDGQSIPQIRNQALISDMRLIRHQY; this is encoded by the coding sequence ATGAAAAAATCCTGGATGATGGCCGTCTTCTTCCTGGTGGGGATGGGCGGTCTGACACTGCTGATAAACTCGGGCGACACCAGTGATAGCCAGACACCACCCACACTGGACACGGGTTATGTGTTTCCTGCGCCCAAGCCGTTACCTCCTTTTAAACTGACCGATCAGCTGGGGCAAACCTTTGACAATCAAAGGCTCATGGGCAAGTGGAGCCTGATTTTTCTGGGTTACACCTCTTGCCCTGACATCTGTCCAACGACCATGTCAAAGCTGGCGGCGGCTTATCCTGAACTGAATCAGGAAAATTCGCTGCAGGTGATTTTTCTCTCTGTCGACCCGGCGCGGGACACGCCAACCAGGCTGGCCCAATATGCGGCCTTTTTCCATCCGGATTTTCTCGCCGTCACCGGAGAGCACAGCGAGTTATATTCGCTTACCCGGTCTCTGGGCATGGTGTACACCATGGTAGGTGATGGCCCCGACTATCAGGTCGACCACAGTGCCTCCATCGTTGTGATTTCACCCAAAGGTGAAAGGTACGCCGTATTCAAACCCAAGAACGATGGCCAATCCATTCCACAAATACGCAATCAGGCGCTGATTTCTGATATGCGCCTGATTCGTCATCAATACTGA
- a CDS encoding STAS domain-containing protein, whose translation MSENTVELGSELTIRNIQPIYSQLADLLHQGRPVTLNAARLIKADTAGLQLLLCLQSHCENSSIPLNWKGITTELVAQFKQMGMQLPGITSQA comes from the coding sequence ATGTCAGAAAACACGGTAGAGCTCGGAAGCGAGCTGACCATCCGCAATATCCAGCCTATCTACAGCCAGTTAGCAGATCTGCTGCATCAGGGCAGACCCGTCACCCTGAATGCCGCCAGACTCATCAAGGCAGACACGGCTGGTCTGCAACTGCTGCTGTGCCTGCAGTCCCATTGTGAAAACAGCAGTATCCCATTGAACTGGAAAGGAATAACTACAGAACTTGTCGCTCAGTTCAAGCAGATGGGCATGCAACTTCCGGGAATAACCAGTCAAGCGTAA
- a CDS encoding response regulator produces the protein MKKILAVDDSASMRQMVGFTLKTAGFDVTEACNGDEALKAAQAGQYDLVISDVNMPVMDGITLIRNLRTLPAYKFTPLLMLTTESGGDKKQEGRAAGATGWIVKPFNPEQLLATVRKVLG, from the coding sequence ATGAAGAAGATTCTTGCCGTTGATGATTCGGCCTCAATGAGACAAATGGTGGGGTTTACGCTGAAAACCGCCGGATTTGATGTCACCGAGGCGTGCAATGGCGATGAAGCCTTAAAAGCAGCTCAGGCCGGTCAGTACGATCTGGTTATTTCGGATGTAAATATGCCCGTGATGGACGGCATAACCCTTATCCGTAACCTGCGAACCCTCCCTGCTTACAAATTTACGCCATTGTTGATGCTGACCACAGAATCAGGTGGCGATAAAAAGCAGGAAGGACGGGCAGCAGGAGCTACAGGTTGGATTGTGAAACCCTTTAATCCGGAACAGTTGCTGGCCACAGTGCGCAAAGTGTTGGGATAA
- a CDS encoding chemotaxis protein CheA — MDIDLSQFSQVFFEESIEGLAIMESELLKLDVAAPDPETINTIFRAAHSIKGGSATFGFMQVANYTHLLETLLDEIRDGRRQMQPDHVDMLLLSVDLLRGMFEALMSQAEFNDPKLPELELRLNNTLANQPSQTQSISPPQATMASDSKTLCWQIDFKAGADIMRCGNDPMLMFAELASKGTLTAELLPVSFPAWDDFDPEACYLHWRLRLITDEPLEKLKEVFEWVEDECEISYQQTAAAPSADTSTEMLSPSPQSEVDPPVAAPDVIALTPQVQALATDKAVASQKQSAAAAKSGESSSIRVSTEKIDMLINMVGELVITQAMLGQIGQQDEINQESLLLLQQGLEQLASHTRDLQESVMQIRMLPISFAFNRFPRLVRDIGQQLGKKVELILKGEDTELDKTVLEKIVDPMVHLVRNSLDHGLESPEARLAQGKSETGTIMLNAYHQGGCIIIEIADDGAGLNTHKILEKARQKGLVGAEEELSEEAIHQLIFRPGFSTADAVSDLSGRGVGMDVVKRNIHELNGSIELKSEAGKGSRFTIRLPLTLAILDGQLIRIGKHIYVVPLVSIYESLQVPTNRINRLSDGHELIRLRDEYLPVIKMYREFNHDADAREIKDGLVMVVDHNNEKAGLLVDELLAQQQVVIKSLEENYTRIPGISGATILGDGTVALIIDVAGLVKLAGIGSSNEHAA; from the coding sequence ATGGACATAGATCTTAGCCAATTCAGTCAGGTGTTCTTCGAGGAAAGTATCGAGGGCCTGGCGATTATGGAGTCTGAGCTGCTGAAGCTGGACGTGGCGGCGCCGGACCCAGAAACCATTAACACCATTTTCAGAGCAGCACACTCCATCAAAGGCGGCAGTGCCACATTCGGTTTTATGCAGGTGGCCAACTACACCCATCTGCTTGAAACTCTGCTTGACGAAATCCGCGATGGTCGTCGGCAGATGCAGCCTGACCATGTTGACATGCTGCTGCTTTCGGTGGATTTACTCAGGGGCATGTTCGAAGCCCTGATGAGCCAAGCCGAATTCAACGACCCCAAGTTACCCGAGCTTGAGTTGCGGCTGAATAACACCCTGGCCAATCAACCAAGCCAAACGCAATCGATTTCTCCCCCTCAGGCAACAATGGCCTCAGACTCAAAAACGCTGTGCTGGCAGATTGATTTCAAGGCTGGCGCAGACATTATGCGCTGCGGCAACGATCCCATGTTGATGTTTGCTGAGCTGGCCTCCAAGGGCACACTGACGGCCGAGCTCCTGCCGGTTTCCTTTCCCGCATGGGACGACTTTGACCCCGAAGCCTGCTACCTGCACTGGCGCTTAAGATTGATCACAGACGAGCCACTGGAAAAACTCAAAGAGGTGTTCGAGTGGGTCGAAGATGAATGCGAAATCAGTTACCAACAAACAGCAGCAGCCCCTTCTGCTGATACCTCCACAGAGATGCTGTCGCCATCACCACAATCCGAAGTCGACCCGCCTGTAGCAGCCCCTGATGTCATTGCGCTGACGCCCCAGGTTCAGGCTCTTGCCACAGACAAAGCCGTAGCCAGCCAAAAACAAAGCGCTGCAGCCGCCAAGAGTGGAGAAAGCAGCTCCATCAGGGTCAGCACAGAAAAAATCGATATGCTCATCAATATGGTGGGTGAGCTGGTGATAACCCAAGCCATGCTGGGCCAAATAGGTCAACAGGATGAAATCAATCAGGAGTCGCTGTTACTGCTGCAACAGGGACTAGAGCAGCTGGCTTCCCATACCCGGGATTTGCAGGAAAGTGTCATGCAGATTCGCATGCTGCCCATCAGCTTTGCGTTTAACCGCTTCCCCCGCTTGGTCAGAGACATTGGCCAGCAGCTGGGTAAGAAAGTAGAACTCATCCTCAAGGGTGAAGACACTGAGCTGGATAAAACCGTCCTTGAAAAAATTGTCGACCCCATGGTGCATCTGGTGCGCAATTCGCTCGACCATGGGCTGGAATCACCCGAAGCCAGATTGGCACAGGGTAAGTCTGAAACCGGCACCATCATGCTCAATGCCTATCATCAGGGCGGCTGCATCATCATAGAAATAGCGGACGATGGCGCCGGGCTGAACACCCACAAGATCCTTGAAAAAGCCCGTCAAAAAGGGCTGGTCGGCGCCGAGGAAGAGTTATCGGAAGAAGCCATCCACCAGCTGATATTCAGACCTGGCTTTTCCACCGCCGATGCAGTGTCAGACCTCTCAGGGCGTGGCGTGGGCATGGATGTGGTCAAGCGCAATATTCACGAGCTCAATGGCTCCATTGAATTGAAATCCGAGGCGGGTAAAGGCAGCCGTTTCACCATTCGACTTCCCCTGACGCTGGCCATACTCGACGGCCAGCTTATCCGCATCGGCAAGCACATATACGTGGTGCCACTGGTGTCCATCTACGAATCGTTGCAGGTGCCCACCAACCGTATCAATCGGCTGTCCGATGGCCATGAGCTGATCCGTCTGCGGGATGAATATTTACCGGTAATCAAGATGTATCGAGAGTTCAACCACGATGCTGACGCGCGGGAAATCAAAGATGGCCTGGTGATGGTAGTGGATCATAACAATGAAAAGGCCGGCCTGCTGGTGGACGAACTTCTCGCGCAACAACAGGTTGTAATCAAAAGCCTGGAGGAGAACTACACCCGTATTCCGGGCATTTCGGGCGCCACCATACTGGGCGACGGCACAGTCGCACTCATCATAGACGTTGCCGGACTGGTCAAGTTGGCCGGTATAGGCAGCAGCAATGAACACGCCGCGTAA
- a CDS encoding chemotaxis protein CheW, translated as MADISIEQVKQGNQQYLSFIMANEEYGVDILSVQEIRGWEPTTVLPNAPDYVKGVINLRGTIVPIIDLRQKFGIKTLEYGATTVVIVVKVTMDETQKVIGIVVDAVSDVFSIEEEEIRQAPDFGHGTDLRFIKGLANVQDKMVILLEINRLLGSAILPDPETLNRIIGNLEQQAQVMTA; from the coding sequence ATGGCTGACATTTCCATCGAACAGGTCAAGCAGGGTAATCAACAGTATCTGAGCTTCATCATGGCCAACGAGGAGTACGGCGTGGACATCCTCTCCGTACAGGAAATCCGCGGCTGGGAACCCACCACTGTGCTGCCAAACGCCCCCGACTATGTCAAAGGCGTCATCAACTTGCGGGGCACCATAGTCCCCATCATAGATCTGCGGCAAAAGTTTGGGATAAAGACCCTGGAATATGGCGCAACCACTGTGGTGATAGTGGTCAAGGTGACCATGGATGAAACCCAAAAGGTGATAGGCATAGTGGTAGATGCCGTATCAGACGTGTTCAGCATCGAAGAAGAAGAAATCCGCCAGGCCCCTGACTTTGGTCACGGCACCGACCTGCGGTTCATCAAGGGGCTGGCAAATGTGCAGGACAAGATGGTCATTCTGCTTGAGATCAACCGGTTACTTGGCTCCGCCATCTTACCGGATCCCGAGACACTGAATCGGATCATCGGCAATCTCGAACAACAAGCTCAGGTAATGACTGCCTGA
- a CDS encoding methyl-accepting chemotaxis protein, which translates to MDAGNKKLMGPAPFTLAGMVIVAVSLVLSLMGQSGNMVSAALVVALIVLGIGLSQGGPRVAEALAEIRQALRSHNRPKLGSYDIPGWQEFSEEFAIFWDEQQKGRATLKALDICQANVMLADPNGEILYFNDSLRTTLSDAEADIRKELPNFDVSRLQGANMDSFHRDPSHQRRLIAGLKSTYSAKIKVGTRTFSLIASPVFDEQHQRIATVVEWQDLTESLARQQAEEKLIRETNRIKQALDVCQANVMMADENNNIIYFNHSLQAMLAGNEEKLRESINRFDVSTLMGTNIDIFHKHPEHQRQLLAKLTSSYKARIKVAGLTFDLIATPVFDNGKRTGTVVEWSDITAQLAREEKERALAAENARIRQALDNVSSNTMVADADCNIIYLNDAVKKMFSIAQSDIVRDLPNFNSNKLMGANIDVFHKNPAHQRNLLANLTSTYTSQLKVGGRTFRIIANPINDTDGTRIGTVVEWADRTAETAIEHEIDGIIAAASSGDLSQRIATHDKEGFFLNLSNGLNSLVGIADNVISDVVDMFDGLAKGDLTRKINGEYEGQFGKLKADANATVSRLTEVLGGISESANTVTSGAEEIAQGNADLSQRTEEQAASLEETASSMEQMTATVKQSAENATLANTLAKEASTKADHGGKVVKQAVTAMEAINESSKRIADIIGVIDEIAFQTNLLALNAAVEAARAGEQGRGFAVVAGEVRNLAQRSAGAAKEIKELIRDSVNKVNDGTSLVNQSGNTLQEIVHAVSKVAEMINEISVAAEQQASGIQEVNKAVSQMDEMTQQNAALVEEVSAAGDAMAEQARNMRRQLGFFRTDVQASSAAPLALVAGGEKRPTKFKASKEEWHEF; encoded by the coding sequence ATGGACGCAGGCAATAAAAAGCTGATGGGGCCAGCCCCATTTACCTTGGCCGGCATGGTGATAGTTGCCGTTTCTTTGGTACTCAGCCTGATGGGGCAATCCGGCAACATGGTCAGTGCTGCCCTGGTTGTAGCGCTGATTGTTTTGGGTATTGGTTTAAGTCAGGGCGGCCCAAGAGTCGCAGAAGCTCTGGCAGAAATACGTCAGGCACTGCGAAGCCATAACAGACCCAAACTTGGCAGTTACGATATCCCTGGCTGGCAGGAGTTCTCTGAAGAATTTGCCATCTTCTGGGACGAGCAGCAAAAAGGCCGCGCCACTCTCAAAGCCCTGGATATCTGCCAGGCTAACGTAATGCTGGCGGACCCCAACGGGGAAATCCTCTACTTTAACGACTCGCTCCGCACCACACTGAGCGATGCAGAAGCGGATATTCGCAAAGAATTACCCAACTTTGATGTGAGTCGCCTGCAGGGCGCCAACATGGACAGCTTCCATCGGGATCCATCCCATCAGCGCCGTCTGATAGCCGGGTTAAAATCCACCTACTCCGCCAAAATCAAGGTCGGTACCCGTACCTTCAGCCTGATAGCCTCCCCCGTGTTCGATGAACAGCATCAACGTATCGCAACCGTAGTGGAATGGCAGGACTTAACTGAATCCCTGGCACGGCAGCAAGCCGAAGAAAAACTGATCCGCGAAACCAACCGTATCAAGCAGGCGCTGGATGTGTGTCAGGCGAACGTGATGATGGCCGATGAAAATAACAACATCATTTACTTCAACCACTCCCTCCAAGCCATGTTGGCCGGTAATGAGGAAAAGCTGCGCGAATCCATCAACCGATTTGATGTTTCCACCCTGATGGGCACCAACATAGATATCTTCCACAAACACCCCGAGCATCAGCGCCAGTTACTGGCCAAGCTCACCAGCTCGTACAAGGCCCGTATCAAGGTAGCAGGCTTGACCTTCGACCTGATTGCCACACCGGTATTCGACAATGGCAAACGCACAGGCACCGTAGTGGAGTGGAGCGACATTACTGCACAGTTGGCCAGGGAAGAGAAAGAACGGGCTCTCGCTGCCGAAAATGCCCGAATCCGTCAGGCGCTTGACAATGTATCGTCAAACACCATGGTGGCGGATGCAGACTGCAACATCATCTATCTCAATGATGCCGTTAAAAAAATGTTCAGCATTGCCCAATCCGACATTGTCAGGGATCTGCCCAATTTCAACAGCAATAAGCTGATGGGTGCAAATATCGATGTGTTCCATAAAAACCCTGCTCACCAACGAAACCTGCTGGCTAACCTCACCAGTACTTACACCAGTCAACTTAAAGTCGGTGGTCGCACCTTCCGGATCATCGCCAACCCTATCAACGACACCGATGGCACCCGCATAGGGACTGTGGTTGAGTGGGCAGACCGCACCGCTGAAACGGCCATCGAGCATGAGATTGATGGCATCATCGCGGCCGCAAGCTCGGGCGATTTGTCACAGCGCATTGCCACCCATGATAAAGAAGGCTTCTTCCTCAATCTCTCCAACGGCCTCAACAGCCTTGTCGGCATTGCCGATAACGTTATTTCCGATGTCGTTGATATGTTTGACGGTTTGGCCAAGGGTGATTTAACCCGCAAGATTAATGGCGAATATGAGGGCCAGTTCGGCAAGCTCAAGGCCGACGCCAATGCTACCGTCAGCCGCCTGACCGAAGTCCTCGGCGGCATCAGCGAATCAGCCAATACCGTCACTTCAGGCGCCGAAGAAATAGCTCAGGGCAATGCCGATCTGAGCCAGCGCACCGAAGAGCAAGCCGCGTCACTGGAAGAAACAGCCTCCAGCATGGAACAGATGACGGCCACCGTAAAACAGAGCGCCGAAAACGCCACCCTGGCTAACACCCTCGCCAAAGAAGCCTCTACCAAGGCAGATCATGGCGGCAAGGTAGTCAAGCAGGCAGTCACCGCCATGGAGGCCATTAACGAATCCAGTAAGCGCATTGCTGACATCATAGGTGTCATCGACGAAATCGCCTTCCAGACTAACCTACTGGCACTGAATGCAGCGGTAGAAGCAGCCCGCGCCGGTGAACAGGGCAGAGGCTTTGCCGTGGTGGCTGGCGAGGTTCGCAATCTCGCCCAACGCTCAGCGGGGGCGGCCAAGGAAATCAAAGAACTTATCCGCGACAGCGTCAATAAGGTCAATGACGGTACCTCGTTGGTGAACCAATCCGGTAATACCCTGCAGGAAATCGTGCATGCGGTATCCAAGGTGGCTGAGATGATTAATGAAATCAGTGTCGCAGCCGAGCAGCAGGCATCAGGCATTCAGGAAGTTAATAAAGCAGTGTCTCAAATGGACGAGATGACCCAGCAAAACGCGGCACTGGTGGAAGAAGTATCCGCAGCTGGTGATGCCATGGCCGAGCAGGCCCGCAATATGCGACGTCAACTCGGGTTCTTCAGAACCGACGTACAGGCATCCTCAGCGGCGCCACTGGCATTGGTCGCTGGCGGCGAAAAACGGCCGACCAAATTTAAAGCCAGTAAAGAAGAATGGCACGAGTTCTGA